ATGCAATTctgtcttttttaattttttctgtaaattACCTACCTTTGAAACAGATTGAAAGATGTCGGACCACAAATGTAGGTAATGTATTGACTATATATGTCCCATAAGTCCAATGTAAAGAATCCTGCACATCACTGAATTTACCACCTACTAATGCAGTgtgttactgtggaatcatttaatttcgtgggggccaattttcgtggattgttggttttttgcATGTTCATGGGGATCTAATTTCGTGGATGAGTCAGTTTTCAGTCTCAGTAGGTAAATCAAAccttttataattagtttttgttgaggatgtaatttcgtgggcgagggctacccacgaataccacgaaaattgagccaccacgaattttaatgagtCCACAGTATGTCTTATTCAAAACATCGATCTGCTTCATTTTCGTAACATGTAATTTCACGTAGCATGTCCCTGTTATAACGTACTAAgtttaatggaatttttttttattaattctattagTATTAAAACATGATTTCAGGAAACTTTTTATAGCATGCGTGTTTTATCTTCCGTTAAACATTGAAATTATAATTTGgttttgatgaaaatattatttaaatttttttctcataaagtAGCTTTCAGGATGAAAGAAAAACTTTAAGTGCTATTGCTGTTTACATGAGTTGTTTTCTACATAATATAATTggtactatatacatgtattattatattttctattttgattGGAATTTTTTCATCCCTAAATTAATTTTCCCTAAGACTAAAATGTTTAGCAGCAGAAAAATATATGGTCTTATGTTTCAGAATCGACCTTTTGTTTTTAAGGGGGGAAAATGACGATTTTGATTCTATGGTTGCCGCTGCATTTCTTTGCAATTACGAAATTCCTGTGAAGGAGCAACTTAATTCATCAGTTTTCATTACGATATATATTGCTTACACGATTTTTTTGGTCcaatatgcatacatgtatatagaatgtAAAACAATATGAGTTTATGTAcaaaaatactttattgttaaataaaccGGCAAGAAGGCACATACATATCTGATTAATCGCCCTAAATCGGGGATGCTTTACTCTGAAATCATTCATTGATCAAAGAAAAGTTTACATGAGCATCCAACGACAAAGGGCTCCATTACGGGTTTATATTCGAACACCCCGCTAGCGCATCCCACCCTGCGTAGAACCATCTGGTATTGGAAGGTGGGCACGCATCTGGAGAAGGCGCGGGGCCCCAGAGTACTGTCCAACACCGACAGGCACTCGGTGCACTTACACCGACGCTGGACGATTGTCTGGGGGATTCTGTTGACGTCGACGTCAGTCACACGGTAGGTCGGACAAATGGAGGTCCGAAACTTTGGGTCGCTTAGAACGTCGGTCTTACTGGGACACCTGGCGTTGAATCTCCTGGTGTGCGTGCGTTTCTCTACAAAGCTGTAAGACAACAAATACAGTGTTGAATGCACTGTTTGCCAAAAATCTGTcatggatttttattttaaggggTTTTTTTCATCAGATATTAAGTCAAAGTCATATACACTCAAAATCATGCTTAGTGCGTTTGGATTGACTTTGtggaaataaaaatcttttcataGATTCATGTAAAATTCTTGAAAAGTGAAAACAAGAGATCGGTTACTTTACATCGTATCTGTATACAAAGTACTGTATCTAGTTTGTTCATCAACAATACCGCCATTGTTTATTGTACAAATTTAAGATATGATATGTGAGGTTTCTAaaagtttattatatttttgaggttttaaaaagtttatataaTGTTAGTATAAACATATTGCAcacatttttattatcaaaaaataataaatttagaTGAATATTGGTAAGAAGAATTATTAGAAGAGTTATTCCATTGTAAAAGCggaattagaaatatttaaaggcTTTCGAAATCGTTTCCTCAAACATACGGAAACAATCGCAATTTTGTTTTCACTGAAGATACCTAgatatctttgaaaatattgatatcAACAAAAAAGAGCGCAGTTCCTAAAATATAATGTCATGAGTTGTGATATTTAGAGTTTTAGGTAAACTGTATATCTTTAGAAAAAGAAGAATACACATGGATCGCTGTCTTTTTTATAAATTGGatacatatttgattttttaagtgTTAGTGTCTGAGAGTATAATATATACCAGGTatatctgaattttaaaactatgCACTAAACATGATATATCACTTAAATATGTACCATAAGTGAATAATTTCTTTTCGCgcactttttaaattttcaaatgtgcGCAAAACAGAAACAAAGACCCCTTCTAGTATGTTGAATCATAAAAAGTCGTGATATGTAAATAGGAGGGGTGGTACTTTTGattaataaatgcttttaactGAATGTTTTTTTCTCTAATTGAACTTTGCTggtatttatttatgaaatttgatgtaaaatagcatgaaaatatctaatatggtggcatagatctgccaccacttgtcagatatttatgttaacttgtcagatctttatgttgacttgtcagaaaataaccaTAGTGACTAGAGactaaatattttgttgtcaaaGCGTGTTAGTGCCACTAACTGCTATCTAACAAGTttacataatcatctgacaagtcaacataaagatctgacaagtcaacataattatctgacagaaaaaataatatggccactagtttaaagaaaattatcattcatacggtggcatagatctgccaccacttgtcagataattatgtcgacttgttaGATAATTATGTTCACTTGTCAGTTCTTTTAGTCGACTTGTCACTTATTCACGTGtttaagaattcaacactttaacctttccacgcccaatttgtgtcatccatttgaaataatattttctgacaagtcgacataatcatcttttaagtcgatataattatttgacaagtcgacataattatctgacaagtcgacataattatttgacaagacgACAAAACATCAGACAAGACAAcatcattatctgacaagtcgacatacaatatgaatgataatattctttaaactagtggccatattattttttctgtcagataATAATGTTAACTTGTCcgatctttatgtcgacttgacagataattatgttaacttgtcagatctttatgtcgacttgtcagatgattatgtaaacttttcagatatttatttcgacttatatgaaataatgatgacaagtaaatggcagttagtggcactaacactcttttacaacaaaatattgagtttctaGTCACTTtggttattttctgacaagtcaacataaagatctgaaaagttgacataaatatctgacaagtcgacattatCATATgagaagttaacataattatctgacaagtggtggcagatctatgccatcATACATTCATATTGTAAGTCGACTTGCCAGATAatgatgttgacttgtcagatgttatgtcgtcttgtcaaataattatttcgactttgtcaaataattttatcgacttaaaagatgattatgtcgacttgtcagatccttaTAACGACTTGtctgaaaatattatttcaaatggatGGCACAAATTGGGCGTGAAAAGgttaaagtgttgaattcttatAAAACACGTGAATAAGTGACAAGTCGACTTTAAGAACTGACAAgtgaacataattatctgacaagtcgacataattatctgacaagtggtggcagatctctGCCACCATAAATATGACATTCAGGGCTGTCCTTTTGTTTTATTCCTAACCTGTTTGGAACATTACGCAAGGTGAGTTTTTTCTCGACATCCATCTGGAGGGTTGTGATATTTAGAGACTCTGGATCCCGACAGAGAGTGGCCACGGGGATAATCCATATGTCTGATATTGCCAGCAGTAacaaaaaattctgaaatttaaaaatataaaaattcattaataCTAAATATTAATTGTGTTTAATCATGATCACGTATTATCATCAAAAGCGCATTGCAGAAGAATGACTTAAGCTTTTATTGTAAGAAATgctttattcatttatttatctaccattatttatttttcttaccAATTTTCCCATCATTGTAAGTATTGAAAGTTGTGCTTttacaaatcaaattgtaaacTTGTTGCGCTTCTGGTGTATTTAAGTTTTCCTCAATCATTTCTCCTTATATATTgtcggagaaaaaaaaatataataagaaatttgtgATTATATAAAGTATATTTATCGATGTTCTTCCtgattttgataaggaaaaccCACAGACTGCACCAGATGAGGGTTTCAAACTTCATTGGACATTCCTCTTCAAAAAATTCACCACCAAATaagatataatatttaaattcgTTAGGGCGGATCAGGCCATTGAGGCGTTTAAAGCGTTCATGACTAGATCATCTTACAGGTTTATTCAGTCATTTTCTCCCTTCGCCCTTTTTAAGCTGTTTTTTCATGTGACGTTTCCCTAGTAATGTGTGATATTTAAAGGGAAGTTAAGCTCTCTACCAAAGAAATATGTTTCGCTTATCCAGTCAAACTCTTGTTATTTGGTGATTTGTTTTGGGTCAAATGTAATACACttttaataatatgaatttaaagtCGTTTATTACAAGTGTATAAAATCCGATTTTCCGTAGGTTTTGCGAAACATGAGAATTATATTTACAACTTTAGTAAATATAGTTCTATAAACGATTTATATGATATTACGTTTTATGAATGAGTACAGTATCTGTAGAGATAACGTTGAACTTTATAATTACATTAACAATGTATTTATGGATGATTTGAATGCAACATCGTTTTGATAAACATCATCATTGCAAGACTAATTACAATAAAAGAGCGTGGtcaaaatattgtgaatataaaattttcattgtcTGTTTGCATtgataaatattacaaatatgcAAGtgtgcaaatatatatatatatatatatatatatatatatatatatatatatatatatatatatatatatatatatatatatatagtcttaTGGTTCAAGTATGTTTTTTTCATCATGATTAGATGCAATCCATTCATGTGAGACGTGAGTCTCACGCGAGTGCCTGAATCTTCCTTTCATTTGAAGATATACATTTTATGGGCTATAACACAGGGTACATGTGTACTGTGTACAAACCATACATGCCCCGCTGGTTGACTTCCGCGTACAGTGTACGGCAAACACCTTGTCGAGTCATG
This is a stretch of genomic DNA from Crassostrea angulata isolate pt1a10 chromosome 4, ASM2561291v2, whole genome shotgun sequence. It encodes these proteins:
- the LOC128179404 gene encoding interleukin 17-like protein, with protein sequence MMGKLNFLLLLAISDIWIIPVATLCRDPESLNITTLQMDVEKKLTLRNVPNSFVEKRTHTRRFNARCPSKTDVLSDPKFRTSICPTYRVTDVDVNRIPQTIVQRRCKCTECLSVLDSTLGPRAFSRCVPTFQYQMVLRRVGCASGVFEYKPVMEPFVVGCSCKLFFDQ